Proteins encoded within one genomic window of Eurosta solidaginis isolate ZX-2024a chromosome 1, ASM4086904v1, whole genome shotgun sequence:
- the Usp8 gene encoding ubiquitin carboxyl-terminal hydrolase 8 isoform X2, whose translation MKYFNLLTCIHKKPDYSEHKQTVRQVLGNNAHIKGTMDKLELLSSSLSRRYEAKQLANANVHHKTAAESTTRTTMKQTNEQVHNYNELSASEKFDLLKAATQGPASSAASYDGYYTLQSLNVHNYNELSASEKFDLVKAGIQSPASPAASYDGYYTLQSLNVMKCEELFERMKNSSVLIMDCRSSKDYELSHLTYNYSFNVPEELITPGMSAGKLQDKLGNGSKVLWSARSVKDQVVLLDWNTKDNKPSPSSPIGILLDILQNWDPDVMYRSPIKILQGGYEFFIMLYPTLCTNPSVQAPQQNSIDFDLIDDIEYPSIHDITMKDEISGQSYTSSPGSSSMARPLIFAASPAHAPPSVDRTSKMAAVKSYELKQKPIVELAKEQDQLMEKAHVNDEQLKEASQKLDSIFGKNKQSPDKKSITATEKELLYYIMQLESEALDYKTENDRLLDEIEKYKSFKQEQEDVLTPNEKEVLEQTTRQIEHKIQERQKLNEQLEREKQQRDQQLAMAIARFPRQSIDNKDDDEICKPKIPLFDRSVKPPMSSMTTSSSSTYIMDRQRDFSPIPGAMERGLTGLKNLGNTCYMNSIIQCLSNTPQLTEYCITDKYKNYISRSNKTKGHIVEEVAALIKVLWNGNYKCVASKDLRYVMGQYQQIFRGIEQQDSHEFLTILMDWLHSDLQTLNVPEKPRDNITPSEKAWLEFTKAKESLILHLFYGQIKSTVKCVECNKESATYESFSNLSLELPSNSNVCYLNQCMDMYFSGERIHGWNCPNCKKKRDAVKKLDISKLPPVLVIHLKRFYADSDIIGNSYKKKQNYVRFPLENLDMTPYIAKSELRSVTPKTYQLYGVSNHYGSMESGHYTAFCKSGNYGRWFKFDDQVVTPLDTSNVVSSGAYILFYTWLPPIQITENNNNTN comes from the exons atgaaatatttcaatttacttaCTTGTATACACAAGAAACCTGATTACTCTGAACATAAGCAAACTGTACGCCAAGTTTTGGGCAACAATGCCCACATTAAAGGTACTATGGACAAGCTAGAACTGTTAAGTTCATCACTTAGCCGACGTTATGAGGCAAAACAACTGGCTAATGCTAATGTGCACCATAAAACTGCAGCTGAATCAACAACACGTACAACAATGAAGCAAACAAACGAACAAGTACATAACTACAATGAGTTGAGCGCATCAGAGAAATTTGATCTGTTGAAAGCGGCTACGCAGGGTCCAGCAAGTTCAGCAGCATCATATGATGGTTACTATACTTTGCAATCGTTGAATGTACATAACTACAATGAGTTGAGCGCATCAGAGAAATTTGATCTGGTGAAAGCGGGTATACAGAGTCCAGCAAGTCCAGCAGCATCATATGATGGTTACTATACTTTGCAATCGTTGAATGTAATGAAATGTGAAGAATTGTTTGAACGTATGAAAAATAGTAGTGTGCTGATAATGGATTGTAGATCGAGTAAAGATTATGAGCTATCACATCTAACATATAACTACTCATTCAATGTGCCCGAAGAACTTATTACGCCTGG CATGTCGGCTGGAAAATTACAAGATAAACTTGGGAATGGCTCCAAAGTTTTGTGGTCTGCGCGTTCGGTTAAGGATCAAGTTGTGTTGTTGGATTGGAATACGAAAGATAACAAACCCTCACCAAGTTCGCCAATTGGCATACTTCTTGATATACTACAAAAT TGGGATCCAGATGTTATGTATCGATCTCCAATCAAAATACTACAAGGTGGCTATGAGTTTTTCATCATGTTGTATCCAACATTGTGCACCAATCCAAGCGTACAAGCACCGCAACAAAATAGCATCGATTTTGATTTAATAGATGATATTGAATATCCTTCAATACACGATATTACAATGAAAGATGAAATAAGTGGTCAAAGTTATACTTCTAGCCCAGGTAGTAGTAGTATGGCACGTCCGCTAATCTTTGCTGCATCACCGGCGCATGCACCGCCAAGCGTAGATCGCACTAGTAAAATGGCTGCTGTAAAATCATATGAATTGAAACAAAAGCCTATTGTAGAATTAGCCAAGGAGCAGGATCAATTAATGGAGAAGGCGCATGTTAACGATGAGCAATTGAAAGAAGCTTCACAGAAATTAGATtcgatttttggaaaaaataagcAAAGTCCAGATAAGAAGTCAATAACAGCTACAGAGAAAGAATTGTTATACTACATAATGCAGTTGGAGAGCGAGGCGCTAGATTAT AAAACTGAAAATGATCGTCTGCTCGatgaaattgaaaaatataagagcTTTAAGCAAGAACAAGAGGACGTGCTAACGCCCAACGAAAAGGAAGTGCTCGAGCAGACGACACGTCAGATTGAGCATAAAATACAAGAACGTCAAAAACTTAACGAACAGTTGGAACGTGAAAAACAGCAACGAGATCAACAGTTAGCCATGGCTATTGCACGTTTTCCTCGTCAATCCATTGACAATAAAGACGATGATGAAATATGCAAACCGAAAATACCACTATTTGATCGATCCGTTAAACCGCCTATGTCTTCTATGACGACGAGCAGTTCATCCACCTATATAATGGATAGACAACGTGATTTTTCACCGATACCCGGTGCAATG GAACGCGGTTTGACCGGCCTAAAGAACCTGGGTAACACCTGCTATATGAACAGTATAATACAGTGCCTCAGCAATACACCACAACTAACAGAATACTGTATAACAGATAAATATAAGAACTATATAAGTCGCAGTAATAAGACGAAGGGGCACATTGTGGAGGAAGTGGCCGCGCTCATCAAAGTTTTATGGAATGGCAATTACAAATGTGTAGCCAGTAAAGATTTGCGT TATGTCATGGGTCAATATCAGCAAATATTCCGTGGCATTGAACAACAGGATTCGCATGAATTTCTTACTATACTAATGGATTGGTTACATTCCGATTTACAAACATTAAATGTACCCGAAAAGCCACGTGATAATATAACACCCTCAGAGAAGGCATGGCTTGAGTTTACTAAAGCAAAAGAAAGTCTTATCTTGCATTTATTCTATGGCCAAATTAAAAGCAccgttaaatgtgttgagtgcaATAAGGAGTCCGCTACTTACGAatctttttcaaatttaagtttaGAATTGCCGTCAAATTCAAACGTTTGCTATCTAAATCAATGTATGGATATGTATTTTAGTGGCGAACGTATACACGGTTGGAATTGCCcgaattgtaaaaaaaaacgtGATGCTGTGAAAAAATTGGATATCTCGAAATTGCCACCTGTCTTAGTGATACATCTCAAAAG ATTTTATGCCGATTCTGATATTATTGGCAATTCGTACAAAAAGAAACAAAACTATGTTCGTTTTCCGCTGGAAAACCTCGATATGACGCCTTACATAGCCAAATCCGAATTACGTTCAGTAACACCGAAAACTTACCAACTTTATGGCGTTTCCAATCATTATGGTTCCATGGAGAGTGGACACTATACAGCTTTCTGCAAAAGCGGCAATTATGGCAG ATGGTTCAAATTTGATGATCAAGTTGTTACTCCATTAGATACATCGAATGTAGTCTCCAGTGGTGCTTATATACTTTTCTATACTTGGTTACCGCCCATACAAATAACcgagaacaacaacaacacgaactAG
- the Usp8 gene encoding ubiquitin carboxyl-terminal hydrolase 8 isoform X3, which yields MPKMAQVKDLHLGKTLHDLEKQSEIPDARSKKTQILVESARKLIREADKHYREGDEELAYILYMKYFNLLTCIHKKPDYSEHKQTVRQVLGNNAHIKGTMDKLELLSSSLSRRYEAKQLANANVHHKTAAESTTRTTMKQTNEQVHNYNELSASEKFDLLKAATQGPASSAASYDGYYTLQSLNVHNYNELSASEKFDLVKAGIQSPASPAASYDGYYTLQSLNVMKCEELFERMKNSSVLIMDCRSSKDYELSHLTYNYSFNVPEELITPGMSAGKLQDKLGNGSKVLWSARSVKDQVVLLDWNTKDNKPSPSSPIGILLDILQNWDPDVMYRSPIKILQGGYEFFIMLYPTLCTNPSVQAPQQNSIDFDLIDDIEYPSIHDITMKDEISGQSYTSSPGSSSMARPLIFAASPAHAPPSVDRTSKMAAVKSYELKQKPIVELAKEQDQLMEKAHVNDEQLKEASQKLDSIFGKNKQSPDKKSITATEKELLYYIMQLESEALDYKTENDRLLDEIEKYKSFKQEQEDVLTPNEKEVLEQTTRQIEHKIQERQKLNEQLEREKQQRDQQLAMAIARFPRQSIDNKDDDEICKPKIPLFDRSVKPPMSSMTTSSSSTYIMDRQRDFSPIPGAMERGLTGLKNLGNTCYMNSIIQCLSNTPQLTEYCITDKYKNYISRSNKTKGHIVEEVAALIKVLWNGNYKCVASKDLRYVMGQYQQIFRGIEQQDSHEFLTILMDWLHSDLQTLNVPEKPRDNITPSEKAWLEFTKAKESLILHLFYGQIKSTVKCVECNKESATYESFSNLSLELPSNSNVCYLNQCMDMYFSGERIHGWNCPNCKKKRDAVKKLDISKLPPVLVIHLKSFLYAIIETGKRTFPKLLSGTENNHGCHGIQLLSESDLKTTK from the exons ATGCCGAAAATGGCACAAGTCAAAGATTTGCATTTGGGCAAAACCTTACATGATTTGGAAAAACAATCAGAAATTCCAGATGCACGCAGTAAGAAAACGCAAAT TTTGGTGGAGTCCGCAAGAAAGTTAATACGTGAAGCAGACAAACATTATCGAGAAGGCGATGAAGAGTTggcgtatatattatatatgaaatatttcaatttacttaCTTGTATACACAAGAAACCTGATTACTCTGAACATAAGCAAACTGTACGCCAAGTTTTGGGCAACAATGCCCACATTAAAGGTACTATGGACAAGCTAGAACTGTTAAGTTCATCACTTAGCCGACGTTATGAGGCAAAACAACTGGCTAATGCTAATGTGCACCATAAAACTGCAGCTGAATCAACAACACGTACAACAATGAAGCAAACAAACGAACAAGTACATAACTACAATGAGTTGAGCGCATCAGAGAAATTTGATCTGTTGAAAGCGGCTACGCAGGGTCCAGCAAGTTCAGCAGCATCATATGATGGTTACTATACTTTGCAATCGTTGAATGTACATAACTACAATGAGTTGAGCGCATCAGAGAAATTTGATCTGGTGAAAGCGGGTATACAGAGTCCAGCAAGTCCAGCAGCATCATATGATGGTTACTATACTTTGCAATCGTTGAATGTAATGAAATGTGAAGAATTGTTTGAACGTATGAAAAATAGTAGTGTGCTGATAATGGATTGTAGATCGAGTAAAGATTATGAGCTATCACATCTAACATATAACTACTCATTCAATGTGCCCGAAGAACTTATTACGCCTGG CATGTCGGCTGGAAAATTACAAGATAAACTTGGGAATGGCTCCAAAGTTTTGTGGTCTGCGCGTTCGGTTAAGGATCAAGTTGTGTTGTTGGATTGGAATACGAAAGATAACAAACCCTCACCAAGTTCGCCAATTGGCATACTTCTTGATATACTACAAAAT TGGGATCCAGATGTTATGTATCGATCTCCAATCAAAATACTACAAGGTGGCTATGAGTTTTTCATCATGTTGTATCCAACATTGTGCACCAATCCAAGCGTACAAGCACCGCAACAAAATAGCATCGATTTTGATTTAATAGATGATATTGAATATCCTTCAATACACGATATTACAATGAAAGATGAAATAAGTGGTCAAAGTTATACTTCTAGCCCAGGTAGTAGTAGTATGGCACGTCCGCTAATCTTTGCTGCATCACCGGCGCATGCACCGCCAAGCGTAGATCGCACTAGTAAAATGGCTGCTGTAAAATCATATGAATTGAAACAAAAGCCTATTGTAGAATTAGCCAAGGAGCAGGATCAATTAATGGAGAAGGCGCATGTTAACGATGAGCAATTGAAAGAAGCTTCACAGAAATTAGATtcgatttttggaaaaaataagcAAAGTCCAGATAAGAAGTCAATAACAGCTACAGAGAAAGAATTGTTATACTACATAATGCAGTTGGAGAGCGAGGCGCTAGATTAT AAAACTGAAAATGATCGTCTGCTCGatgaaattgaaaaatataagagcTTTAAGCAAGAACAAGAGGACGTGCTAACGCCCAACGAAAAGGAAGTGCTCGAGCAGACGACACGTCAGATTGAGCATAAAATACAAGAACGTCAAAAACTTAACGAACAGTTGGAACGTGAAAAACAGCAACGAGATCAACAGTTAGCCATGGCTATTGCACGTTTTCCTCGTCAATCCATTGACAATAAAGACGATGATGAAATATGCAAACCGAAAATACCACTATTTGATCGATCCGTTAAACCGCCTATGTCTTCTATGACGACGAGCAGTTCATCCACCTATATAATGGATAGACAACGTGATTTTTCACCGATACCCGGTGCAATG GAACGCGGTTTGACCGGCCTAAAGAACCTGGGTAACACCTGCTATATGAACAGTATAATACAGTGCCTCAGCAATACACCACAACTAACAGAATACTGTATAACAGATAAATATAAGAACTATATAAGTCGCAGTAATAAGACGAAGGGGCACATTGTGGAGGAAGTGGCCGCGCTCATCAAAGTTTTATGGAATGGCAATTACAAATGTGTAGCCAGTAAAGATTTGCGT TATGTCATGGGTCAATATCAGCAAATATTCCGTGGCATTGAACAACAGGATTCGCATGAATTTCTTACTATACTAATGGATTGGTTACATTCCGATTTACAAACATTAAATGTACCCGAAAAGCCACGTGATAATATAACACCCTCAGAGAAGGCATGGCTTGAGTTTACTAAAGCAAAAGAAAGTCTTATCTTGCATTTATTCTATGGCCAAATTAAAAGCAccgttaaatgtgttgagtgcaATAAGGAGTCCGCTACTTACGAatctttttcaaatttaagtttaGAATTGCCGTCAAATTCAAACGTTTGCTATCTAAATCAATGTATGGATATGTATTTTAGTGGCGAACGTATACACGGTTGGAATTGCCcgaattgtaaaaaaaaacgtGATGCTGTGAAAAAATTGGATATCTCGAAATTGCCACCTGTCTTAGTGATACATCTCAAAAG CTTTCTTTACGCCATTATTGAAACTGGCAAACGCACTTTCCCGAAATTAttatcagggacggaaaataatcacggctgtcatggaatccaattgttgtcggaatcggatttaaaaacgacaaaataa
- the Usp8 gene encoding ubiquitin carboxyl-terminal hydrolase 8 isoform X1 — MPKMAQVKDLHLGKTLHDLEKQSEIPDARSKKTQILVESARKLIREADKHYREGDEELAYILYMKYFNLLTCIHKKPDYSEHKQTVRQVLGNNAHIKGTMDKLELLSSSLSRRYEAKQLANANVHHKTAAESTTRTTMKQTNEQVHNYNELSASEKFDLLKAATQGPASSAASYDGYYTLQSLNVHNYNELSASEKFDLVKAGIQSPASPAASYDGYYTLQSLNVMKCEELFERMKNSSVLIMDCRSSKDYELSHLTYNYSFNVPEELITPGMSAGKLQDKLGNGSKVLWSARSVKDQVVLLDWNTKDNKPSPSSPIGILLDILQNWDPDVMYRSPIKILQGGYEFFIMLYPTLCTNPSVQAPQQNSIDFDLIDDIEYPSIHDITMKDEISGQSYTSSPGSSSMARPLIFAASPAHAPPSVDRTSKMAAVKSYELKQKPIVELAKEQDQLMEKAHVNDEQLKEASQKLDSIFGKNKQSPDKKSITATEKELLYYIMQLESEALDYKTENDRLLDEIEKYKSFKQEQEDVLTPNEKEVLEQTTRQIEHKIQERQKLNEQLEREKQQRDQQLAMAIARFPRQSIDNKDDDEICKPKIPLFDRSVKPPMSSMTTSSSSTYIMDRQRDFSPIPGAMERGLTGLKNLGNTCYMNSIIQCLSNTPQLTEYCITDKYKNYISRSNKTKGHIVEEVAALIKVLWNGNYKCVASKDLRYVMGQYQQIFRGIEQQDSHEFLTILMDWLHSDLQTLNVPEKPRDNITPSEKAWLEFTKAKESLILHLFYGQIKSTVKCVECNKESATYESFSNLSLELPSNSNVCYLNQCMDMYFSGERIHGWNCPNCKKKRDAVKKLDISKLPPVLVIHLKRFYADSDIIGNSYKKKQNYVRFPLENLDMTPYIAKSELRSVTPKTYQLYGVSNHYGSMESGHYTAFCKSGNYGRWFKFDDQVVTPLDTSNVVSSGAYILFYTWLPPIQITENNNNTN; from the exons ATGCCGAAAATGGCACAAGTCAAAGATTTGCATTTGGGCAAAACCTTACATGATTTGGAAAAACAATCAGAAATTCCAGATGCACGCAGTAAGAAAACGCAAAT TTTGGTGGAGTCCGCAAGAAAGTTAATACGTGAAGCAGACAAACATTATCGAGAAGGCGATGAAGAGTTggcgtatatattatatatgaaatatttcaatttacttaCTTGTATACACAAGAAACCTGATTACTCTGAACATAAGCAAACTGTACGCCAAGTTTTGGGCAACAATGCCCACATTAAAGGTACTATGGACAAGCTAGAACTGTTAAGTTCATCACTTAGCCGACGTTATGAGGCAAAACAACTGGCTAATGCTAATGTGCACCATAAAACTGCAGCTGAATCAACAACACGTACAACAATGAAGCAAACAAACGAACAAGTACATAACTACAATGAGTTGAGCGCATCAGAGAAATTTGATCTGTTGAAAGCGGCTACGCAGGGTCCAGCAAGTTCAGCAGCATCATATGATGGTTACTATACTTTGCAATCGTTGAATGTACATAACTACAATGAGTTGAGCGCATCAGAGAAATTTGATCTGGTGAAAGCGGGTATACAGAGTCCAGCAAGTCCAGCAGCATCATATGATGGTTACTATACTTTGCAATCGTTGAATGTAATGAAATGTGAAGAATTGTTTGAACGTATGAAAAATAGTAGTGTGCTGATAATGGATTGTAGATCGAGTAAAGATTATGAGCTATCACATCTAACATATAACTACTCATTCAATGTGCCCGAAGAACTTATTACGCCTGG CATGTCGGCTGGAAAATTACAAGATAAACTTGGGAATGGCTCCAAAGTTTTGTGGTCTGCGCGTTCGGTTAAGGATCAAGTTGTGTTGTTGGATTGGAATACGAAAGATAACAAACCCTCACCAAGTTCGCCAATTGGCATACTTCTTGATATACTACAAAAT TGGGATCCAGATGTTATGTATCGATCTCCAATCAAAATACTACAAGGTGGCTATGAGTTTTTCATCATGTTGTATCCAACATTGTGCACCAATCCAAGCGTACAAGCACCGCAACAAAATAGCATCGATTTTGATTTAATAGATGATATTGAATATCCTTCAATACACGATATTACAATGAAAGATGAAATAAGTGGTCAAAGTTATACTTCTAGCCCAGGTAGTAGTAGTATGGCACGTCCGCTAATCTTTGCTGCATCACCGGCGCATGCACCGCCAAGCGTAGATCGCACTAGTAAAATGGCTGCTGTAAAATCATATGAATTGAAACAAAAGCCTATTGTAGAATTAGCCAAGGAGCAGGATCAATTAATGGAGAAGGCGCATGTTAACGATGAGCAATTGAAAGAAGCTTCACAGAAATTAGATtcgatttttggaaaaaataagcAAAGTCCAGATAAGAAGTCAATAACAGCTACAGAGAAAGAATTGTTATACTACATAATGCAGTTGGAGAGCGAGGCGCTAGATTAT AAAACTGAAAATGATCGTCTGCTCGatgaaattgaaaaatataagagcTTTAAGCAAGAACAAGAGGACGTGCTAACGCCCAACGAAAAGGAAGTGCTCGAGCAGACGACACGTCAGATTGAGCATAAAATACAAGAACGTCAAAAACTTAACGAACAGTTGGAACGTGAAAAACAGCAACGAGATCAACAGTTAGCCATGGCTATTGCACGTTTTCCTCGTCAATCCATTGACAATAAAGACGATGATGAAATATGCAAACCGAAAATACCACTATTTGATCGATCCGTTAAACCGCCTATGTCTTCTATGACGACGAGCAGTTCATCCACCTATATAATGGATAGACAACGTGATTTTTCACCGATACCCGGTGCAATG GAACGCGGTTTGACCGGCCTAAAGAACCTGGGTAACACCTGCTATATGAACAGTATAATACAGTGCCTCAGCAATACACCACAACTAACAGAATACTGTATAACAGATAAATATAAGAACTATATAAGTCGCAGTAATAAGACGAAGGGGCACATTGTGGAGGAAGTGGCCGCGCTCATCAAAGTTTTATGGAATGGCAATTACAAATGTGTAGCCAGTAAAGATTTGCGT TATGTCATGGGTCAATATCAGCAAATATTCCGTGGCATTGAACAACAGGATTCGCATGAATTTCTTACTATACTAATGGATTGGTTACATTCCGATTTACAAACATTAAATGTACCCGAAAAGCCACGTGATAATATAACACCCTCAGAGAAGGCATGGCTTGAGTTTACTAAAGCAAAAGAAAGTCTTATCTTGCATTTATTCTATGGCCAAATTAAAAGCAccgttaaatgtgttgagtgcaATAAGGAGTCCGCTACTTACGAatctttttcaaatttaagtttaGAATTGCCGTCAAATTCAAACGTTTGCTATCTAAATCAATGTATGGATATGTATTTTAGTGGCGAACGTATACACGGTTGGAATTGCCcgaattgtaaaaaaaaacgtGATGCTGTGAAAAAATTGGATATCTCGAAATTGCCACCTGTCTTAGTGATACATCTCAAAAG ATTTTATGCCGATTCTGATATTATTGGCAATTCGTACAAAAAGAAACAAAACTATGTTCGTTTTCCGCTGGAAAACCTCGATATGACGCCTTACATAGCCAAATCCGAATTACGTTCAGTAACACCGAAAACTTACCAACTTTATGGCGTTTCCAATCATTATGGTTCCATGGAGAGTGGACACTATACAGCTTTCTGCAAAAGCGGCAATTATGGCAG ATGGTTCAAATTTGATGATCAAGTTGTTACTCCATTAGATACATCGAATGTAGTCTCCAGTGGTGCTTATATACTTTTCTATACTTGGTTACCGCCCATACAAATAACcgagaacaacaacaacacgaactAG